The following is a genomic window from Marinihelvus fidelis.
TCGGACAGCAGGATCTCGCGGCTGCCACAGATGACCAGGGTGTCGGGGAACCCGCCGCTGAAGTCGGCATTGACCGGCGAGGCATCGGGGTGCGACGGGTCGTCGCCGGCATAGGCGGCGGCGCAGCGGTCCAGCATGCCGTCCCAGCGCAGCAGCGGGTCGTTGATATCCGGGTCGCGGTGGCTGTCGCCATTGCCGGCCAGGTCGGTCCAGGGCGAGAACACCGTCACGGTCTCCGGGCGCGGGCCGCCGGCGCGAATCATGGCCAGCGTGGCGGCGACGGCCAGCCCGCCACCGGCCGAATCGCCGGCCAGGTGGAACGGGCCGCGCTCGGCCATGATCGCGCGCAGTGCTCCGCTCACGGCCGGCACGGTCTGGGCGACGCGCGAGGCCGGCGCCAGCGTGTAGTCCGGGACCAGCACCTCGCGCTGCAGCGCGGTGGCCAGCGCCAGGGTGCCCGGAAGCGCGGAGCGGGCCGAGTAGCTGGTGTAGCCGCCGCCATGCAGGAACACCAGTGGCAACCGCCGCGGCCGGGCTACCCTGGGGCGCAGCCGCAGCGCGGGCATGTCGGCGATGTCGGCCGGTTCGACGTCGACGTCGTGCGCGGCCAGGGCGGCCTCGATGCGCGGCGTCATGGCATCTTCGACAAAGGCCTGCAGTTCCCGCCAGCCGTCATGGTCGTCCGCGCCGGGCAGACGGGGTGGCTGGCGCTGCTCGCGGCGGCGGAACTCATCGATGGCGGCGCGGGCCGCGTCGGATACGGTGCTCACGTGCCAGGTTCAGTATCGGCATCGGGGTCGGGGTTGGTTGGCTTGTCGCTGGGCGCGGGTTCGGGCAGGTCGGCCAGCAACACATCGGACGGAGGGCAGGGCGGCACGGCGGCGGGGCCGGGCTGGTACCAGAACGCCGCCGCCGACCAGTCGTCGCTGCGCTCGAACAGTTCGGCCTTGTAGTCGTCGATGGTGCGGGCCTGGTAGGTGGGCCGGTGGCCGATCTGCTGGATGGTGATCCTCATGCGCTCACTGCAGACGATGGGGTCGGCCAGGTGCCAGCGGTACAGCGACACGCGGCCGGTGTCGGCCTCATCGTCGTTCTCGCGCCAGTTACAGCCATGGTGCGCGCAGGCCTCGTCCTGGATGCCCCAGGCCTGGCCGACATAGTCCTCGGCGCCGGTGCCGCAGATGGTCGGCCACTCGTCATCGCCGTCCAGGTACGCCTTCATCTCGCCTTCGCCCCACCACAGCGGGTCGAGCGGGCGCACGCCCAGCACGCAGCCCAGGTAGCGGATGCGGCCTGCGCGTTCGGGCAGGATCTCGAAATCGCGGCCCGGCGTGGTCGGGTTCTGGCGGTTGAAGCTGGCGTGCAGGGTGCCGGCGTCATCGCCATGGTCATCGCCCAGCGTGTAATCGACCTGGTAGAAGAGCGGCAGTCGCGCGCCGGAACGGTTGTGGAATTCGATGCGCGCGGCGCTGCGGAACGGCATCGGTAGCCAGCTGTTCATGCCACGCGTGCTGGTGACCGAGTGCAGGGCCGACTGGAAACCGCTGCAACGGCCGTGGGCGAAGCCGAAAAACTCGCCCACCGGCACATCCACAGAGGGCTGGTCATGGCCGTCCCAATAGATACGGATGACCGAGCCGCGCAGCAGCTGCGGCTTGTCGTGCAGGGTCATCCAGATGTGGCGGATGGTGCCGCGGCCCTGGATGTCCGCCAGCACCACGGTCTCGCCGTCGTGTACGTGGCGTACCGGGTCACCCTTGCGGCCCGGGCCCAGCGGACTGGCGGCGCGGCCGCCGGCACCGCGTTTGCCGGTGGGGTTCTCGAACGAGATCGAGCGGGATTGGATGCCGGCGGGGATGCGCCAGGGCGTGTCGAAGGGGTTCATCGTCAACGTTCCAGTTTGATTTAGGGCGAGCCGGCGCTACAGGACCAGCCGGCGGCGCACTTCGGCGTGGTCGCCACGCTGCACCGGCGAGGTATCGGCGGGGCGCGCTTCGAGCATTTCCCTGGCTTCCGGGGTATCGGGGAGCGCAGAGAACTCCACCAGCGTGGCGCTCACATCACGGTCCGCCGGCAGTGTCAGCGTGACGTCGATGCCGTCATTGCCGAAACCGTTGAAGGTGGCGATGCCGCGGCCGTCCGGGCCGGTCATCATCACGCCGCTGGCGGCCAGGCCGAGCAGGTCCGCCGGGGTGTCGAACACCAGCGCCAGCAGGTAGCCGTCACGGGCGCCGCGCAGCGTGGCCTCGATCACGCGGGTATCGCCATCCTGTCGCTGCGAGCGGATGTCCAGCGCCGGCGCGTCCAGCGCCAGTGACGGGGCCGGCTTCGTGTACATGGGCCGGCGCGGCGTGCCGGGCAGGTCGACAGCGGCCGGTGGGGCGGTGAAGCCCATCAGGCTGGCGGCCGCGTGCGCGGTGACGCCATAGGTGTTCAGGCGCCATTGTGGGTTCGTGGCCACGCCGTTGGCGTCCACGTCCAGGTCGTAGACCAGGTTGGCCCAGCGCGGCCGGTCCGGCGTGGCCACTGGCCGGGTGGTGGCCACCGTGGTGACCACCAGCAGCAACGCCAGCGTGGCCAGCACCGGGCCACGCAGCTTCAGGCCGGTTTTGGGGCGCGCCGCCAGCAACGGCATGGCGACGATGGCGAACAGCGCCAGCGCGGCCATGCGCATGGCACTGGCGTTGAAACTGCCCAGCGCCTCCAGCACGGCGTAATGGTAGATGGCCATGTAGGTGGCCGCGGCCAGGCCCAGCAGGGCGCTGGCCAGGGGATAGCGGCCGCGCCGCAGCAGCGACTCGATCGCCAGCGGCAACAGGAAGGCGGCCAGCGGCAGCAGGCCAATGTAGCTGCCGCCCGGCAGGGTTAACGCCAGCAGCAGGGCCAGCAGGGCATACACGAACCAGGCCCCGTAGAGCAGGGCGCGGGGTGACAGGCGCCGGGCCGCCAGGGTGCCGGCGAGCAGGGCCAGCAGCACGCTGCCGATAAAGATCGACCAGTCTCCGGCCATCGGCTGGGGGTGGTCCAGCAGGTGCGCGCCCGGCCACTTGGCCAGGGGGAAGGTCAGCACGGCGCCCAGCAGCGGGTGTGCGACCAGCAGCAGTAGAGGCAGCGACAGCGCGCCCAGTTTGGCCAGCACGCCGCCTTCGCTGCGCAACCACAGCACCGCCGTCAGCAGCACGGCCAGGATCGCCAGCGGCAGGTTCCAGCCCTGTGGCCAGGCCACTACCCAGCGGCCGAACAGGTCGGTATAGGTAGCATCGCCGTCGGCGCGGGCTTCGGCCAGGTCGGCGTTGGCCCAGGCGCGGGCCAGCGCCAGCATCTGCTCGCCATGGTGGGCCAGGCTGCCGGGTGACAGGCGGTCGCTGTCGTCGCGCTCGGTGTGGTACAGCGAGCCGGCGCCTGTGTAGGCGAAGTTCAGTGCCGGCACGCCGTCGTCGATGAAAATGGTCAGGTCGGTGCCGTTGGGCATGCGCCGGTAAACCTCCACCATCAGCGAGCTGCTGACCGGGCGTTCCACCGCGTCGGCATAGGCGCTGATCAGCGCGTGGTTGCCGGTGCTGGTCTCGAACAGGGCGCTGGAACCGGCGGCGCCGCGCGCTTCCAGGTTGATGACCAGGCCGACACGCTCGGCCAGCGGGTGCTGCTCGACAAAGGCCATGGCGCCGCGCAGGCCGGTCTCCTCGGCATCGGTGACCAGGAAGACGATGTCGTTGCGCCACGGGCCCTCGGCGGCCAGCTCATGGGCCGCGCGCAGCAGCACGGCGGTGCCGGAAATGTCGTCACCGGCGCCGGGCGAGGCCGGCACGCTGTCGTAGTGGGACAGCAGCAGTAGCACGTTGCGCTCGCCGTTGTCGCCGCCACTTCCGGGCAGCGTGGCGATGATGTTTTCCACCCGGCTACAGCCCGGGCTCATGGCCGTGCACAGGTCGGTGGCCTGGCGCTCCACCGTCAGCCCGGCGGCGCGGAACCCGGCCTCGACCCGGTCGGCGACGGCGCGGTTCTCGGCCGAGCCCGTGGGGTGGGGGCGGTTCTCTGGGATCAGCTGGCGCACCGTGGCCAGCGCCGCGCCGGTGTCGAAGTCCAGCGCGTCCGGGTCGGGGCCGATGCGGTGAATGCCGGTGCCGGCGTACATCAGCGCCAGCGCGAGCAGGCACAGGGCCAGCCAGGTCCAGGGCCAGGCCGGGTTGTGGGACGGGGCGGGGTGGGCGTCATTCATTGTCGGAGTTCTCCGCAGCGGACTCGCTGACCAGCAGGGTCAGCGCATGGATGATCAGTATGGCGCAAGCCAGCGGCACGATGGCTACCACCCACTGACTGGGCAGGCCGAGGGCCTCGGTGACGCGCCAGCCGTGCACCGCCAGCCACGGCGGCGAGACCCACAGCACCACGCCACAGAACAGCATCACGGCGACCGATTGCACCCAGTGGGCGGCCCGGCGCAGGCGTGGCGAGGCGAAGTGTTCCGAGCGCACCAGTACCGGGTCGCGGCGCCGCAGCAGCGCCGTGGTGGCGCCGGCCAGGCCGGCCCAGAGCATGGCGATGCGGGCCAGTTCCTCGGTCCAGGCCGGTGGCTCGTTCAGGCCGTAGCGCGCGACCACCTGGAACAGCATGGCCGCGGCCATCAGCAGCAGGCCCCAGGTGGCGATGAAGCGGGCGCCACGATCCAGCCATTCGGACAGGCGCCTCACGGGCGGGCTCCTTCGGGCCGGGTGGATTCCACGAAGCGCAGGTAACGCTCGGCCTCGGCGGGCGTTTCCCAGTGGCTGGGGGCGATGCGCGCGCTGGCCTCCAGCCAGGTGGCGCGTTCGTCGTCGTCCAGTTCGATCCACTCGATGCCGGCCTTGTCCAGCGCCTGGTGGTCGGCTTCAAGCATCTGCTCCGACCAGGCGCGGTTGGCGGCGCGGGCCGCGCCGAAGGCCTGCCTGACCAGTGCGCGCTGCGCCGGCGACAGGGCGTCCATCCAGGGTTTGGAGGCCACTACAACGCGCATCGCCGGGCCCATGCGCAGGTTGGTGTAGTAATCCAGCACCGAGCCGTGGCCGAACATCGGCGCGACATTGGGCGGGTTCAGGTAGGCGTCGACGATGCCGGTCTGCAGCGCCTGCGCCACTTCCTCCCAGGCCACCTGCACGCCGCGCACCTGCCAGGCCCGCAACAGGTTCATGTCGGCCTCGCTGAGCACCCGCAGGCGTAGCGAGCGCAGGTCCTCGATGCGGCGCACCGGTTTGCCGCGCGTGAACAGGCCGACCATGGAGGCCACGTAGACGAAATCGACCATGACCAGGTCCACGGCCGCCAGGTCGGCGGTGATGGTGGCCAGGTAGTCGGTGTCGTCGATGATGCGGTTCATGTGGTCGTAGGAATCGACCAGGAACGGCCGCGAGCCGGCCGCGGCGATCGGCGACCAGCGGCCGATTTCGTCACCGCCGGTGACATTGATTTCCAGCAAACCCAGCTGCGCCTGGATGGTGCGCTCGCGCTCGCCGCCGATGGTGCTGTTGGGGTAGACGCGCACGTTCATGCCGCCGGCGCGCAGGTGGTCGGTGCAGACCTTCACCCACACGTAGGCGCCGTTGCGTTCCAGGTTGGCGGGCAGCGACATGCCCACCTTGGTGTCGCTGGCCAGCGACGCCAGCGCCTGTTGCGCCGGCAAGCCGGCGAGGGCCACGCCGCCGGCCGCGCCCAGGCCGCCAATGAACGCGCGCCGCTTCACAACAGCCCCAGTGCGCGCGGCAGCGCCAGCGCGATTTCGGGGAACACCGCGATCAGCAACAGCACCGCCAGTTCCGCCAGCACGAACGGCAGCACCCGCCGGCACAGGCCCCAGTAGCCGTCGCCGGTGATGGTGGCCACCATCATGATGGCGCCGCCCAGCGGCGGGGTGATCAGGCCGATGGACAGGTTCAGGCAGATCAGCAGGCCCATGGCCACCGGGTCGGCGCCCTGCATGACGGCGATCGGCACCAGCAGCGGCGCCACCACGGTCAGGCCCAGCATGAAATCGAAACCCATGCCCAGCAGCAGGAAGGTCAGCATGATGACCAGCACGAACCAGATGCCGTCGACGTGGATATTGGCCACCAGCGTGGCCAGGTCGTCGGGCACCTGGTGCAGCACGATCAGGTAGCTGAGCAGCGAGGCCGCGGCGATGATCATGAAGATCGAGCCGGTCAGAGTGGCCGTACGCCGCAGCGCCTGGGTGATCGACGCCCAGGTCAGGCCGTTGCCGGCGAAGCCGATGACCACGGCGGCCAGGCAGGCCAGCGCCCCGGCCTCGATGGGCGTGACGATGCCGAAGACGATGCCGCCGAGGATGATCACCGGCAACAGCAGCGCCGGCGCGCCTTTCTTCAGCGTCGGGCCCAGCGGCGGGCGTTCCTCGCCGGCGCCGCCGGGGTGGCCCTCGCGGCGCGCGTACCAGGCGTTGGTGGCGAACAGCGCGGCCGCCAGCAGCAGCCCCGGCACCACGCCGGCGGCGAACAGCGCGGCCACGTCGGTGGACATGATGGCGCCGTACAGGATCAGCACAATCGATGGCGGGATGATCGGCCCGATCACCGACGAGGCCGCGGTCACCGCGCCGGCGTACTGGCGGTCGTAGCCGCGTTTTTCCATCTGCGGCACGAAGGTGTTGGACATGGCGGCGATGTCGGCGGTGGCCGAACCGCTGATGCCGGCGAAAAACACCGAGGTCATGATATTGACGTGCCCCAGGCCGCCCGGCAGCCGCGCCAGCATCAGCATGGCGACATCAATCAGCGCGCGGGTGATGCCGGCGCGGTTCATCAACTCGCCGGCAAGGATAAACAGTGGCATGGCCATGATCGCAAACACGTCCAACTGGCTGAAGATGCGCTGCGGCGCCGCGGCCAGAAACGGCAGCGAATCGGTCACCACGAAAGCCACCACTGCGGCCGTGCCCAGCGCGTAGGCCAGCGACACGCCCAGCGCGGCCAGTGCGATCACCAGGGCGATGATGAGGGCGGCGGTCAGCATGTCATCACCGGGGGCAGGGCGGTCTCGTCGATGTCGTCGAGTGGCCAGACCGGGCGGCGGATGGCGGTATAGGGCCGCGCGCGCGCGTCGGCGTTCAGCAGGCCGGGGGCGTCGCAGTGGATGATGGCCGCGGCACGCTGGTGGAAGCCGGCGTGGAAATGGTGGCTGGATTTGACCACCACCAGTCGTTTGTCCCAGGGCCGCGCGCCACAGGCCTGCAGGCCCTCCGGTGTGAACGGCTGTTGGCGGATGTCGTTGAGGATGATGTCGACGCCGGCGCCGGACACCAGCGCGGTGCGGCCCAGCGCGGTGGGCTCGCCGTCGGCGATGTGGGCCTGGGTCGCTTCGGTGCGTAGCGCGCGGACGGTTACCTGGAGTTCAACCGGCTGGCCGGAGTCCGGCCCGGCCTTGCCGCCAATGGCAAGCGCCAGCGTGGCGCTTTCGCCGGCCGCGAAGGCGGCGTCAAGCGCGGCCGGGTCCCAGAAATAGGCGAACAGGCAATTGCCGATGCCGCGTTCCAGCACGCGCTGAAGGATAAATGTCGAATCCGAGCCGGCCCCGCCACCGGGGTTGTCGGACATGTCGGCGATGACCACGGTGCCGGGCGGCGCGGCCAGCGCGCGGTCCAGGCAGGGGTCGATGCCGTCCAGCGGCACCTGGCCGGCCTGGCGCTGCGCGAAAAAGGTGCGGCCAGTGTCGGCGGCGATCTCGGCCGCGAGCACGGGGTCGTTATCGGTGACGGCGATCACACCGGCACCCGAGTAGGCAACATCGGACCACGGAAAGCCGTGCGCCAGTGTGATCGACAGGACCCCTGGCTGCTGCTCCAGCGCCAGCGCGTGGTCGACCAGGCCGCGCATCGGCTGCCGCGCGGTCTGGAACAGCCCGAACATCGGCAGGGGCTGGAACGCCATGACCGGTCGCGCATCGCCCGTGACCACGCGCGCGCAGATGTCGTAGAGCTCACGCGCGCGGGCATCGAAGTCGGTATGCGGGTATTCCTTGCAGGCCTTGATGACGGTGGCGTGGCGCAGCATGGCGGGGCTGATGTTGCAGTGCAGGTCAAGCAGCAGGCCCACCGGCAGGTCGGGGCCAACCAGGTTCCTCACGTGTGCCAGCACGTCGGCCTCGCAATCGTCGCAGCCCTCGGCCAGCATGGAGCCGTGCATCATCAGCAGCACCATGTCCAGGCCATCGAGCGCGCCACGCAGGTCGTCCAGCAGTGCATCGCGCAGCTGCTCGTAATCGGCCTGGCGGGTCGGCTGGCTGGGCTGGGCATGGGCGCACAGGCCCACGGTTATGTCGTCGCCGCGACGGCGCGCCTCGGCGTAGAAACCAGCCGCCACCTTCAGCGGGTTGCCGGCCGCTTCCGGGTCCATGCCGGCGCGGTGGATACCCAGCTCGCGGAAGCTGTCCAGGTCTGTCGGCAGCGGCGAGAACGAGTTCGTCTCGTGCGCCAGGTAGGCGGCAAAAACCTTCACATGGGCACCTTCACGCCGGGCGGGCCGCCGCGATGTTGAGCACCCGGGCCGGCTGGCCGTCCAGGGCGCGGACGTTGTGGGCCATGTTGGCGTCGATATAGATGCTGTCGCCGGTCTCCAGCACCGTGGGGGTGTAAAACTCGGTGAGTACCTCGACGCGTCCATCGAGCACGTAGATGAATTCCTCGCCGCGGTGGCGCACCAGTTCCGGCTCATGGCCGGGTTGCAGGTGGATGACGCTGGGCGTCATGCGACGGTGGGCGAAATCGTGGGCGTGATGGCGGTAGACCGCGTTGGCGGTGACCGTCTCCGGCGCCGTTGCCGACTGCGTGATCGCGCGCCGCCCGGTGACCGGTTCCGGTTCGCCGGCGGGCCGTTCCCCCGGGGCAACCAGGTCCATGACATCGATACCCAGCGCGGCGCACACATCCAGCAGCTTCTCGATCTTCAGCGACATGGCCCCGGTTTCGACCTTTGACAGTGTCGACAGCGGTACGCCGCTGGCCTGGCTCAGGTCCTTCAGGGCCCAGCCCAGCGCAGTGCGGCGGCGACGTATGCCCTGGCCTACCGTGTTTGGCTTGCTGGTGTTGTCGCGGGGCGCTTCGGGCATCGTGGTTTGACCGTTTGCACAACTCGGGGTGACTGCTATTATCCACGTTATGAAAAATTTTTCATATATGATAATTACGGCGATCGCGATCGCAGGTTTCCAGGTGTTGTTTTCGCCGGTCGTTCTGGCCGAGAACACTGGCGCCCCGGCCGAACCCCGCCTTGACGCCGACACCGTCCG
Proteins encoded in this region:
- a CDS encoding alpha/beta hydrolase fold domain-containing protein, with translation MSTVSDAARAAIDEFRRREQRQPPRLPGADDHDGWRELQAFVEDAMTPRIEAALAAHDVDVEPADIADMPALRLRPRVARPRRLPLVFLHGGGYTSYSARSALPGTLALATALQREVLVPDYTLAPASRVAQTVPAVSGALRAIMAERGPFHLAGDSAGGGLAVAATLAMIRAGGPRPETVTVFSPWTDLAGNGDSHRDPDINDPLLRWDGMLDRCAAAYAGDDPSHPDASPVNADFSGGFPDTLVICGSREILLSDSQRLHQRLRGAGQRSQLQVFDGLYHAFPVVTPDIPEAAQTRQRMRNFIQHGA
- a CDS encoding glycoside hydrolase family 172 protein — encoded protein: MNPFDTPWRIPAGIQSRSISFENPTGKRGAGGRAASPLGPGRKGDPVRHVHDGETVVLADIQGRGTIRHIWMTLHDKPQLLRGSVIRIYWDGHDQPSVDVPVGEFFGFAHGRCSGFQSALHSVTSTRGMNSWLPMPFRSAARIEFHNRSGARLPLFYQVDYTLGDDHGDDAGTLHASFNRQNPTTPGRDFEILPERAGRIRYLGCVLGVRPLDPLWWGEGEMKAYLDGDDEWPTICGTGAEDYVGQAWGIQDEACAHHGCNWRENDDEADTGRVSLYRWHLADPIVCSERMRITIQQIGHRPTYQARTIDDYKAELFERSDDWSAAAFWYQPGPAAVPPCPPSDVLLADLPEPAPSDKPTNPDPDADTEPGT
- a CDS encoding M20/M25/M40 family metallo-hydrolase is translated as MNDAHPAPSHNPAWPWTWLALCLLALALMYAGTGIHRIGPDPDALDFDTGAALATVRQLIPENRPHPTGSAENRAVADRVEAGFRAAGLTVERQATDLCTAMSPGCSRVENIIATLPGSGGDNGERNVLLLLSHYDSVPASPGAGDDISGTAVLLRAAHELAAEGPWRNDIVFLVTDAEETGLRGAMAFVEQHPLAERVGLVINLEARGAAGSSALFETSTGNHALISAYADAVERPVSSSLMVEVYRRMPNGTDLTIFIDDGVPALNFAYTGAGSLYHTERDDSDRLSPGSLAHHGEQMLALARAWANADLAEARADGDATYTDLFGRWVVAWPQGWNLPLAILAVLLTAVLWLRSEGGVLAKLGALSLPLLLLVAHPLLGAVLTFPLAKWPGAHLLDHPQPMAGDWSIFIGSVLLALLAGTLAARRLSPRALLYGAWFVYALLALLLALTLPGGSYIGLLPLAAFLLPLAIESLLRRGRYPLASALLGLAAATYMAIYHYAVLEALGSFNASAMRMAALALFAIVAMPLLAARPKTGLKLRGPVLATLALLLVVTTVATTRPVATPDRPRWANLVYDLDVDANGVATNPQWRLNTYGVTAHAAASLMGFTAPPAAVDLPGTPRRPMYTKPAPSLALDAPALDIRSQRQDGDTRVIEATLRGARDGYLLALVFDTPADLLGLAASGVMMTGPDGRGIATFNGFGNDGIDVTLTLPADRDVSATLVEFSALPDTPEAREMLEARPADTSPVQRGDHAEVRRRLVL
- a CDS encoding TRAP transporter small permease — encoded protein: MRRLSEWLDRGARFIATWGLLLMAAAMLFQVVARYGLNEPPAWTEELARIAMLWAGLAGATTALLRRRDPVLVRSEHFASPRLRRAAHWVQSVAVMLFCGVVLWVSPPWLAVHGWRVTEALGLPSQWVVAIVPLACAILIIHALTLLVSESAAENSDNE
- a CDS encoding TRAP transporter substrate-binding protein, with protein sequence MKRRAFIGGLGAAGGVALAGLPAQQALASLASDTKVGMSLPANLERNGAYVWVKVCTDHLRAGGMNVRVYPNSTIGGERERTIQAQLGLLEINVTGGDEIGRWSPIAAAGSRPFLVDSYDHMNRIIDDTDYLATITADLAAVDLVMVDFVYVASMVGLFTRGKPVRRIEDLRSLRLRVLSEADMNLLRAWQVRGVQVAWEEVAQALQTGIVDAYLNPPNVAPMFGHGSVLDYYTNLRMGPAMRVVVASKPWMDALSPAQRALVRQAFGAARAANRAWSEQMLEADHQALDKAGIEWIELDDDERATWLEASARIAPSHWETPAEAERYLRFVESTRPEGARP
- a CDS encoding TRAP transporter large permease: MLTAALIIALVIALAALGVSLAYALGTAAVVAFVVTDSLPFLAAAPQRIFSQLDVFAIMAMPLFILAGELMNRAGITRALIDVAMLMLARLPGGLGHVNIMTSVFFAGISGSATADIAAMSNTFVPQMEKRGYDRQYAGAVTAASSVIGPIIPPSIVLILYGAIMSTDVAALFAAGVVPGLLLAAALFATNAWYARREGHPGGAGEERPPLGPTLKKGAPALLLPVIILGGIVFGIVTPIEAGALACLAAVVIGFAGNGLTWASITQALRRTATLTGSIFMIIAAASLLSYLIVLHQVPDDLATLVANIHVDGIWFVLVIMLTFLLLGMGFDFMLGLTVVAPLLVPIAVMQGADPVAMGLLICLNLSIGLITPPLGGAIMMVATITGDGYWGLCRRVLPFVLAELAVLLLIAVFPEIALALPRALGLL
- a CDS encoding M81 family metallopeptidase → MKVFAAYLAHETNSFSPLPTDLDSFRELGIHRAGMDPEAAGNPLKVAAGFYAEARRRGDDITVGLCAHAQPSQPTRQADYEQLRDALLDDLRGALDGLDMVLLMMHGSMLAEGCDDCEADVLAHVRNLVGPDLPVGLLLDLHCNISPAMLRHATVIKACKEYPHTDFDARARELYDICARVVTGDARPVMAFQPLPMFGLFQTARQPMRGLVDHALALEQQPGVLSITLAHGFPWSDVAYSGAGVIAVTDNDPVLAAEIAADTGRTFFAQRQAGQVPLDGIDPCLDRALAAPPGTVVIADMSDNPGGGAGSDSTFILQRVLERGIGNCLFAYFWDPAALDAAFAAGESATLALAIGGKAGPDSGQPVELQVTVRALRTEATQAHIADGEPTALGRTALVSGAGVDIILNDIRQQPFTPEGLQACGARPWDKRLVVVKSSHHFHAGFHQRAAAIIHCDAPGLLNADARARPYTAIRRPVWPLDDIDETALPPVMTC
- a CDS encoding helix-turn-helix domain-containing protein gives rise to the protein MPEAPRDNTSKPNTVGQGIRRRRTALGWALKDLSQASGVPLSTLSKVETGAMSLKIEKLLDVCAALGIDVMDLVAPGERPAGEPEPVTGRRAITQSATAPETVTANAVYRHHAHDFAHRRMTPSVIHLQPGHEPELVRHRGEEFIYVLDGRVEVLTEFYTPTVLETGDSIYIDANMAHNVRALDGQPARVLNIAAARPA